The stretch of DNA TTGATGACAGATGCAGCTGGACACCGACTGCACTCCAGACGGTTCTTTTTCAGTTAAGTCCAACACCAACTTGTTAGCTAAGGAACTTTTTGTTGACGAGGCTGTTGAGGTGTCCGGGGTGTTGTTGGATATTAGGGACAACCCGGCTCCTTCTAAAGTCACTGTGTTCTTGTGGCAACTTCTCCATGATCGTATCTCAACCAAGAATAATCTAGCAAGGCGTCGAATTTTACAACCAGTTGTTTCTATGGACTACATGATCTGCCGGAGACAGTTAGAGGCCTCTATTCATCTTTTCCTTCACTGTGAATTTTCCTATAACTATTTGGTATGAGGTTTTTAGGTGTCTTGATGTTGTGATTTTAATGCCACCGAACCTGTATATATTTGTTTGACCGTTTGAGTGACGCTGCAAAGACTAAGAAATCAAGAAAGAGGTTTAGATTGATCTGTCATACAACTCTATGGTTGCTGTGGAAGGCTAGAAACGACGCAGTCTTTAATAACAAGGCAATGGATAAAAAGCTGTTAATGGATGACATAAAAGCGACTTCTTGGCGATGGAGTTTAGGTAATTTAAAAGCGACACCGTGTAGCCTAGAAGACATTTCTAAGTCTTTAAGCAGCTGAGGAAGTGATGTTGTTTTCGGCTCTAGCTGCTGTCTACTTGGTGCCTGATGTGTGGAAGTGTTTGTCTTTTGGCTGGTGTAGGTTTTTGGGGTCTATGCTGCTTACTGTGTGTTGAGccttttattgttttaatacGTCTCAAGTATGATTACTTTCGGTATAAGAAATTTATGGGAAAAAAATTGCCTTTGGGTTTTGTATTTGTTAGACttcttttatgaattatttctgTTTTGATCAATTATAATGTTATATTCTGTTATTTGAAGAATCAACTAAATTGTCATGATAATGTTACACCGTTGTGATTTGAAGAACCAAATGAATGATCTTTTCAACTTTAGTGATATGAGAAAGAAGGATCGTCATTCGTCAGTGTTAGTATCAAACTCCATCGATCGACTTAGATGGATGTGTTCagttcatcaaaataaattttaaaacgACAAAGATGTGAGagctatattcattcaatataaTTCTAAGAGACCAATCGAGTTAGAACGTTACCTTGTTCATATATGTTCATATATTcgaaaaaatcatatatatgaaGAAATATCGTCATCTTGAAAGAGTGCTACTAACTTGGCTCATCCATGACCATGATCATGTTTCTGTTCCTAGTGCGTCCacatttcaaaattcaaatgtatatttcaaatttattctaaaaataagaaattttactCATCTATATTCAAAATTTCAGATAAAACATGTCTGTATTTTTTTGTCAGTTAGCCTAATAGCAAGATTCACACATTTTAAATGTGGGAAAACGTGAAATTCGGGGTTTGAACCCGGCCACTCCAATAATATCTCTTGTAGCTACCAAACATAATAATTTCGGATTTTTGAGAGGCTCGTGATGattattaaggaaaaaaaaattaagtcaaaTCTATAACATTTACAAGGTGGGCTGCTGCTATAAATGGCCCAAGCCCAACAAAAAACATAACCATTTGAAATTCAGTTTGAAGATATTGCAGTGTTCAATTCAACTGAATTGCAGCAATGTTTGGTGCAAAAGCTTTGATTTTGTTGAGAAcaaaatggaaatggaaattgaATCCAATAAACTGTGTTGCGtgcttttcttcttcattttcatcttcttcacatCACGTGAAGTTCAAAGCTCCCATTGATATGGCTGCAAAAGATGGTGAATTTAGGGTTTTCCTTGTTGCTGGTGAAGTTTCCGGTGATTCCATTGCCTCTCGTCTCATGGCTTCGCTTAAACTTCTCTCTCCTTTCCCTGTTCGTTTTTCCGGCATTGGAGGGTAAATTTTCATTCtttcattcaaaattttgaagatgcttgagaaattttatttgagaatgtttaatttatttcaGGATTAAGATGAAAAGTGAAGGATTGGAATCTTTGTTTCCTATTGAAGATATCTCAGTAATGGGGATTTGGGAATTATTGCCACATTTGTATAGAATTAAAGTGAGTTGTGATGAATTGATGAGTACATTGTTAATTGCATGCTTGGATTTATCAAATGTGATTAACTTTGTTAATTGTTAAGATTCAATATAACTATAGTTTTTGGTTTTAATTCATGAGAACTTTAGTATGACCTAATTTGAGATTGTATACTATCTATGAAGCATGAATACAGATATGAACATCGGAAACGACACGGTCACTGACATATCGATACcgataatttgagaaaatgacatgatTCATTGTAATCATATGTGTCGGTGTCAGACACCAAGGCGTGTCTGACACCGGGACAtgcctaatccgaggagtggCCGTGCTTCATATTATACTATgcataaattttgtaaaagttgTTTGCATTGGTAATCTACTTATATTCGAAAACTTGTAAAATAAGGTGAAAACAGTTCAAGAATATATGTTAAGCTATTTTAAATGCATAAGTTGTATTTGATATACTACAGGTTTAGTGTTTGGATTCTTATCGGTTTGCCAAACTTTCTATTTTATTTGGAGCCCGTGTCTGAATTGTTTAGAATGTGCTGAATGAAGATGTGTGTGCTAAATTTTCAGGTGAGATTGAATGAAGCTGTAGAAGCAGCTACTCTATTTGAGCCTCATGTTGTAGTAACAGTTGATTCTAAGGGCTTTTCTTTTCGGTTCTTGAAACGGCTAAGAGGTATGACTACTAATGAACACACCTTACTGGAAAAACTGTAGCAAGTTTGTAATTTAGAGGCATGCTGTAAGAGAATGGGGAAATGCCATTTGCAGCTAGATACAATCAGCAGAAGTTGCATTCGCCGGCACATTTTCACTATGTAGCACCATCATTCTGGGCATGGAAGGGAGGTGAAGAAAGGCTAAAAGGACTGGCAGAATTTGTGGATCATCTGTTGTGTATACTTCCAAATGAGGATACAATTTGTAGATTGAATGGATTATCTGCAACCTTTGTTGGGCATCCTGTTTTGGAAGACGTTATGGAGTTGAATTCGGTATGACCATTGTAGTTTCTCAAGACCTTTGCATATGATCTCTCTAGCTTTATACTAATGATCATATTATGTTATTACTAGTGATGTTTATATTTGTATTCCTGTTTCTTCGTTAGCATTTTTTACTTTCCTTGTGTAGTTGAACTTTATGGTTGAGTTTTGTCAGTGACTGCTGAATATTTTTTCAGAGAAACAGTTCCTCAAAAAATGAATGGAGGGCTGAAGGAAATGGTGGAGACTTCCGAAGGAAACATGAAGTGCCCCCAGGTActtctaaattctaatcaaaTAAAGCTCCACAAGCTCATATACATATCTTTAAGAAATGTAAATATGTAAAAGCTCATGCTTAACATTTCATTACTAATACTATTGAGTAAACAGAACGTTTCATTACTAATACTCAACTAACTTTCTTTTCTGAGAGATATATTTGGAAAGAGAATGGTTGTGAGAACCATTTTCTAGATACACTTTGCtcaattttgtttaatattattgtttgcTTTATTATCTTATCAACTTAAACTTTAAAAGGAGCCACTGTTATTAGCTTGCTTCCTGGAAGCAGAATACAAGAGGTCAGCCGGATGCTACCCATCTTCGCCAATACAATGGAACTACTGAAAGACAACGTTCCACAGTTGATGACTGCCATTCATGTTGCACCTAATGAGCATGTGGAAAACTTCATTGGTGGTGCTGTTCATAGATGGCCTGTGCCTGTTGTATTGATTCCAGGTGGAACAACACACATGAGATATGATGCTTTTAGTGTACGTCCCGTTGTCCCACCAGACTTCCATTTGCATAACAATTCTTTTCAGGTCATTATGTCAATACTTATAGCATAGAAGTAGTAGAAAACTTGGTTTATACTCCTGATTTTTGCTCCGTGGCAGTTGTTCTTATGATCCATTGTAGAATGATTACCGACTCCTCTAGAGGATGCTTAATTGAATACCGGaatctaattttttaataacataATAATTGCCAAATTTCCTAGTTTCCTCTGTATTTTGTGTTCAACTTACACAAATCCAATGTACCTTCTTTTTCTGGCACAGGAATTACTTTAGATGCATACAACTTACAATGTGAATATATCTACATATTATTTTGACTGAAGCTTCCATTGCTGGATTAGTCCTGCATTCAAATTCCTGCATATTGTGCATTAATGTTACATTTTGTGCCTAGTTAATTTGAATCAACACATCGCAGGCTAGTAGAGTTGCATTGTGCACATCTGGGACAGTTGCTGTGGAGCTGCAGCTTGCACGTTTACCTTGTGTTGTGGCATATCGTGCCCATATTTTGACTGAATGGTTTATCAAGTACAAGGCAAAAATACAATACATATCacttcccaatattcttttggATTCAGCCATTATTCCTGAAGCACTCTTCCAATCCTGCAAACCCGAAAACCTAGCCTTATTGCTCAAGTAAGactgaaattttatttcatttgcaTTACTAATTCTGAGTGTCTCAAAAGCTTATAATATATCAGTTGCAGGCAATATTTCTCATATTTGACATTAGGTCTTGACTTTATTTTGCAGCGATTTAATACCTGATCATGTTTGTCGAGAAGAACAAATAATTGCAGCGCAAAAGTTTGTCAAGCTTTTAATGCCTTCAGAAAGAATGAAGCACAACCTTGCAAAGCAAAATTTGATGAGAACTTGTTCTGATTACAGTCCAAGTGCCATTGCAGCATTGACTATCTTAAACTATGGGAAGCCTGTGATTCATGACTAATATAAAAGGACTTTTTATCGATGAAGTCTCTGTGgcattggatttttttttttacaaaagttgAAGGTTTAAAGCAGTTATACATGTAAATCAGTTAGTACTTGCTAGTTATAATGGTGTTCTTTCTATTGCTGTTCTTGATAGAAGCCATTGATTATGAATCCAAGCAATGATGTAAAAACCTGCAGGATCAAATTAAACCCTTCTAATAAAAACCCTGTTggttatgaaaagaaaaaaaaaaaaaaaaaactcaaccaaAAGGGGGGAAAAGTTTGGATCTTAGGTTAGAGGGAAAGCTCAAAACTTTACTTTGCAAAAACCTTATCATTCCTATTTAGCAGATAAAAAGTAAGCTGAGAAGGATCATTAAGATTGAATGAAGGAATGTGTTGAGTGTGTATAAGTAAAAAGTGTAGTataaataaagataattaaGTGAAAGAAtacattgttttatttttctactatgTTATGAAACATTTTAATGTTAATTCAATAATATTCAATAAGACaatgtataatatataatatttttgtgttgataataatatattcaactgcctgaccaaaaaaaaaaaataatatattcaacTGTCTCCTAAAGAGACATTTTTGTCTTCATTCAAGATTTACAAATAtagatattttgttgttttcaaACATCTCAGCTCAATAGGACGAGAGCAGATCCTCTCCAGTGGGAATATAACTGGAGAGAGTCTAGTTTATATCCCCATCATTCATAATTatagtttttaataaaataatatgtaatgaaaaaaatgaatagaCAGGATTCAACTGTAGGGGGTAAAGTACCGCAGAGAATTCTTTCTCAATCACAACTCAAAATACAATTTAAAGTGACAAATTACACAGATCCAAAATTGCACATCGATTGATCTGATTGTTACTTTTGTTTTGTCTTTTCACAGTAGCTTGAGTTGAAGTTTTTTTGGTAACTATGAGTTGAGATTGTTTGTTTGTGGCTATGGCTCCGTTTGGATTGATCAAATACAATGAAATGGAGCGGAGCGGAATAGAGtggaatggaatggagcggaatggaataaATCTTCAATTCTGttatttgtatattttaaaaaggagatgaacaaaattgaaggtaaGTGGTGGTATTTGATGGAATTCATTCCATCCTATTCCATttcattcaattattattttacaaatccaaacaatggaatgttATTATACTCCATCTTGTTCCATTCCATTTCATCtcattccatcaatccaaacatagcctatgaaataagggtcatgctaactagtgcccccggggcactagttaaggatacaaaaaaagcaatttttgcattggaaatgacactttttatattttacaaacattgactacacaagtttcaatgtaattttactataattagtatccttaactagtgccccgggggcactagttagcattttccatgaAATAAATACTTCATTAAACATTTTAGAGTATAGTCTTAGTgacataaatttaattaaaaaaaaaaaacaattattttttcaagTTCATGCATTGCTTtacgtaattttttttcctctcactttcttttcaTAAAACCAAACGGACTCGTAGAATACCTTAATTTTTAACTAGttagcaatattttttttatttttttttttgactaaaactagTTAGCAAGTTTTTGTTAATCAAATTTcacatttatatattgttttctaATTTGAATAAAAGGCATTAATTTTCCTTTCTAATAAAAGCCGTCACAAACTCTGACATTGTCATATATGATTTATAAGCTTTACctacttttttaaatattatttttacatacaCATGATTTCtcattcttattatttttttaatggcacgatttaatattttatatatggttCGTGTGTGCATAACTGCATATCATGATTTCTTATTTTGTATAGTTCATTTTTCTAATACTACATTGGTGTTCAGTGCCGTCTGTGTCCCACTCCCACTAGATCTTTTTAATGGTGTACGTTTAGATAAAAtgttagattattattattgatccTAAGTTTGTGataacaaaataacaattaatattattctcaacaaaataaaaaaaaattaatatcaataaattaaatgcaaaaatATTAACCAAGATATTGGGTTCGAGTAGCTAATGAGCTTCCTTTAGGATGAATCATTTGAGAGTACTCGAGTtcgattttggtgaaaataattttttttcgagACTTTACTTACTTCACGGTCGAACTTTTGATTATCGTGGTACTTTTATCCTGAGAACCGGAATGTTAATATGAGAAATACAAAAATATTGATAATGAAGTGATATAAGTTTTGGACTCTTAAATATGTGGCTGAAAGTTTGATcattaaatgaaaatatataatatgtgatacatattttattaaccgtaaaataaaaagagataaAGTGAAAATAACGTGATACATATTTTATGTAATAAGaataaatttttctaaaattgagCAAAAAACAagcccttatttatttatttttcaatttggtttggcaaaataaaatattttcagcttttgttttttattggtacaaagagtaaattatatatatttttttttaataaatctgTAAATCTGAAGAGCAacatttattataataaaaaactatGATGAAATTATGAAACAACATAGGGGTGGTGGCGCAGTTGGCTAGCGCGTAGGTCTCATAGCTTCTGAGTTATCCTGAGGTCGAGAGTTCGAGCCTCTCTCACcccaattttgtttttctaagGTCCAATAATTTggtaattagaaaaaaaatttgaatttaatttatatgcaccgtcagtctaaagttactttacacatgcgtccaataatataccgacacatcatgtatggtaattaaaaacacacgatgtgtcacatttattaaaattatattaccaacaacaattaaactcaaaaaaaattatattaccaacaatttttttataaattaaaattaaactgAATGGGTTACGGGTAAATAAAAAGGGGTGGTGGCATGTCGCAAATGGTTAGTCTGTTTTGATTTCCAAAAAGGTGCGGTGGCATGTCGCAAGTTATCTCGTGGTTTAATTAGTTGCGATAAGAATTTCAGCTCTTGTCCTATCCCTTAGCTCCTAGCTTGTCCATGTAAGAAATATTGGCCTTGCGTTTCATTCATTTTCTGTCAAATATATACAACATAGTTTCCTTAATTATTTTCCTAATGATTATCATACAATCATGATTAATCATTTACATTGatttctattttaaatataGAGATATGCACATAATTGTCTAATACACCCCCGTAGTCGAAATTGGAGGTTGACGAATGTTGAGATTATCTCGAAAATCAGAAAAGAGTTGCAACGAAAGTCTTTTGATGAATATGTCAGCAATTTGATAGCGTGAGGGAACatgcactacaagaaaataagcaCTTTGCGATGGTTAAAATTGCCATTTGCGACGGTTGAAAGTGTCACAATTGCACATCTGCGACGGTTGTATAACCGTTGGTGATTTGTGTGTCGCAAGAGAACTTTGCGACAGTTTTAAAAATCGTTGTAACAACTGTCGCAGTTGTAGTTTCCTACAAAACACTAGCAGAGGTTGCAACGGTTCTAAAACCGtcgcaatttttttaatattaatttaaagcAGAGGTTGCAACGGTTCTAAAACCGTCGCAAagtttagtggctaaaaattccACCTTAgatgtgaataagtggagtgtccggagtCCGAACCTCGACTTTCACAAAATATATACGATGTTCCAACTGACTGAGCTAAGTTCAAGGGCACgtgaataaattataatttgaagtttttttttaaatgacaattTGAATCATATATTTACTTGATAAGGATCGATGGAATAGAAGATGTCCAATAAATTGGACAGAaaatgtatttaatatttaattctaaatgaattttttttatttgcttacGCCATCTTTTAAGATGAGATGACGATGTAATTCACCAACTTGTCATGAATATTCAACCACCAAAATGttcacattattattattattattcaattattatatgCCTAACCATTAtcttagaaagaaaaaaaaaaactatgcaaAACTGAAAACCCAAAGCCATATACATAATACTCAAATCATGAACTAGCAGTAAAAGTGATTCCATGATTCCAATACTCAAATTTGCTTCTCATATTTCAAATAGTCATAAGTTGCTCCACAGTACTTACTTGAGTAACAAGTAAATTGCACCTCTCTTAcctataagtaaaaaaaatcaactaattACAAATGTAAGTTAAcattatataacttttttattaaaaatataacatcTTTTAAAAAGGTCAAAAGGTAATATATTAACAAAAGCTATTCATCCCACAAGGATGTATGTCATGAATAGAGAATAATTACACAGAAGAATTCacaaatacatgaaaaacataacACAAAATTATAACAACAATAAACATCTAAGCCAATGCCTCAAAAAGAAGTAGAGATTCTCTCcatttcctataaaaaaaatgaaaatgtctattattatagttttgaagtaaataaataatataaatgtatGTCTTTTTAAAATTAGTGACATCATTTAAGTATTTATTATACACTAAAACTATAGTACTTGTGGTgtccatttattttaaaaaattgagagGATCTCTACTCCTCAAAAAATAGCAAcgtagaaatatataaaaggTTGCGTAAAAATGTAAAACGTGCTAAATAGTTTCTACAAATCCATCATCACtctcaaataaattaaatttcaaatgagtaattaaaacatatatatatatataaaatgaaaaggttcagcCTATCAACCAGAAGGAGAGAATAGAAGATCACTAAAAAAAGAGGCAAGAAAAAGACCCTAACTTCATGAATACCACCAAAACTGAGTCTCACGACAACACAAACACTTTATAAGTAGACCAGCGAAAATACTTTACAAGTAGATGATGTTAATGACATTGATTATATATAGATCTTTACTACCAAATTTTCAGTGTCTTGATAGTTATACACATAACTTCAAGAAATGTAGAAGGTTTATAAGTTTGTGGTAGGTTGCTTTCTAAAGGGTTATCATCTTAATGACTAAATTGTTCAAATTACACTTACTCTTATTAAAGGTGAGATTCACTTTTAAAATTGAGAGTTTGAACTTAATTCAACTTTACAAAATCAATCAGTAAAATGAATATCGTCTTTTACTTATAACTATTCTCCATACTAATTCACATTCGAtgtaagactttttttttgatatatttgatgTAAGACTTCTTAACACTTAAAACTAACCTTCTAAATAAAATgtaacataattaaaaaataatattaaaatttaaaacactagtcaagaaaaaatttacaaatGTAATTTTGACTAGTCTTTTTGCAATAATTTTGAGAAGAAGTTgtgatttattttatctatagACGAAATAacaatcacaattaaaattTAACTACAATTATAATATTTCAGATTAAAATCTGGAGAAAAATTTCTTGtcagatttttttatatttatttatataaaaataatcttATTGCTCTGCATGACTTTGACATAGAAATTACagacaaaagaaaataatagtcAAACGTTACCGGTGGCTCCGGTCAACGGTTGATAAACCTCTTTCTAAAACTAACTCTCTCTCTTGCTGGGTCATTCAATTTTGTGGAGGAGCTTATTGGGTTCTCTCAATTTTTACCTCTTGTGAGTTTCATCCAAAAAAGcttcaatttttatc from Trifolium pratense cultivar HEN17-A07 linkage group LG5, ARS_RC_1.1, whole genome shotgun sequence encodes:
- the LOC123883549 gene encoding probable lipid-A-disaccharide synthase, mitochondrial, whose amino-acid sequence is MFGAKALILLRTKWKWKLNPINCVACFSSSFSSSSHHVKFKAPIDMAAKDGEFRVFLVAGEVSGDSIASRLMASLKLLSPFPVRFSGIGGIKMKSEGLESLFPIEDISVMGIWELLPHLYRIKVRLNEAVEAATLFEPHVVVTVDSKGFSFRFLKRLRARYNQQKLHSPAHFHYVAPSFWAWKGGEERLKGLAEFVDHLLCILPNEDTICRLNGLSATFVGHPVLEDVMELNSRNSSSKNEWRAEGNGGDFRRKHEVPPGATVISLLPGSRIQEVSRMLPIFANTMELLKDNVPQLMTAIHVAPNEHVENFIGGAVHRWPVPVVLIPGGTTHMRYDAFSASRVALCTSGTVAVELQLARLPCVVAYRAHILTEWFIKYKAKIQYISLPNILLDSAIIPEALFQSCKPENLALLLNDLIPDHVCREEQIIAAQKFVKLLMPSERMKHNLAKQNLMRTCSDYSPSAIAALTILNYGKPVIHD